A window of the Eretmochelys imbricata isolate rEreImb1 chromosome 7, rEreImb1.hap1, whole genome shotgun sequence genome harbors these coding sequences:
- the THUMPD3 gene encoding tRNA (guanine(6)-N(2))-methyltransferase THUMP3 yields MSDIEEASATLAEVNLDDTPKPLTENLESDPSSSLKDIVVTIGATVPTGFELTAADEVKEKLGSQSRISKDRGKIYFEISVEKLSQVHRLRSVDNLFVVVQEFTDYQFKETKEDTLKDLEDLAKKLPWIDPLKVWKLNTNLKKRKTKHKKQNQQSSASKEKLNDNGGKDRANQKDADKELLDHAQNTPGLKSAEQNAEETQEMILADDQSDGKDEFLNITGNENQAGDCKKGEAEDQVLKFRVTCNRAGDKHSFTSNDAARDFGGAVQDYFQWKADMTNFDVEVLLNIHNNEVVVGIALTEESLHRRNITHFGPTTLRSTLAYGMLRLCDPQPTDIIIDPMSGTGAIPIEGAAEWPSCYHIAGDNNPQAVKRAANNICSLLKKNQNKESGTSWGIPIDTIQWDICNLPLRTSSVDVIVTDMPFGKRIGSKKKNWDLYPACLMEMSRICRPGTGRAVLLTQDRKCFAKALSKMGHLWQKGHTVWVNVGGLHAAVYLLKRTLERAGEKRSYW; encoded by the exons ATGTCAGATATTGAAGAGGCTTCTGCCACGTTAGCTGAAGTGAACCTAGATGACACCCCTAAACCTTTAACTGAAAACTTAGAAAGTGATCCCAGCTCAAGCCTGAAAGATATCGTGGTCACGATTGGAGCTACTGTACCAACTGGCTTTGAGTTGACAGCAGCAGATGAAGTGAAAGAGAAATTAGGATCACAGTCCAGAATAAGCAAGGACCGAGGGAAAAtctattttgaaatttcagtaGAGAAACTTTCACAG GTTCATCGTTTAAGATCTGTGGAtaatttatttgttgttgttcagGAGTTTACAGATTATCAGTTTAAAGAAACTAAG GAAGATACTCTAAAGGATTTGGAGGACCTGGCTAAAAAACTGCCCTGGATTGACCCTTTGAAAGTATGGAAGTTAAATACCAACCTCAAGAAGAGAAAGacaaaacataaaaaacaaaatcaacagaGTAGTGCAAGCAAAGAAAAGCTGAATGATAATGGAGGAAAGGACAGAGCAAATCAAAAAGATGCTGATAAAGAGTTGCTTGACCATGCACAAAATACCCCAGGCTTGAAATCTGCTGAACAGAATGCAGAAGAGACACAGGAAATGATCCTAGCAGATGACCAATCAGATGGCAAAGATGAATTCCTGAATATAACTGGAAATGAAAACCAAGCTGGCGACTGCAAGAAAGGTGAAGCAGAAGATCAGGTGCTGAAATTCCGTGTTACATGCAATAGAGCAGGTGACAAACATAGTTTTACATCGAATGATGCAGCAAGAGACTTTGGTGGAGCTGTGCAAGATTACTTCCAGTGGAAGGCTGACATGACCAACTTTGATGTGGAG GTTCTCTTGAACATTCACAATAATGAAGTAGTGGTGGGCATTGCATTAACTGAAGAGAGTCTTCACAGAAGAAATATTACACATTTTGGACCCACAACTCTTCGATCCACCCTTGCTTATGGTATGCTAAG GCTCTGTGATCCTCAGCCAACTGACATTATAATTGATCCAATGAGTGGAACCGGAGCTATACCAATAGAG ggGGCTGCGGAGTGGCCTAGCTGTTATCATATTGCAGGTGATAACAATCCACAGGCTGTGAAAAGAGCAGCAAATAACATCTGCTCTTTGTTGAAGAAAAATCAGAATAAAGAAAG TGGTACTTCCTGGGGCATACCCATAGATACCATTCAGTGGGATATCTGCAATCTCCCCTTGAGGACCAGCTCTGTGGATGTTATTGTAACAGACATGCCATTTGGAAAGAG GATAGGATCTAAAAAGAAGAACTGGGATCTCTATCCAGCTTGCCTTATGGAGATGAGTCGCATCTGCAGGCCTGGGACAGGCAGAGCTGTACTACTTACCCAAGACAGGAAATGTTTTGCCAAG GCCTTGTCAAAAATGGGACACTTGTGGCAAAAGGGTCATACAGTCTGGGTGAACGTAGGGGGACTTCATGCTGCAGTTTATCTTCTGAAACGTACCTTGGAAAGAGCAGGAGAGAAACGATCATACTGGTAA